In Flavobacterium sp. CBA20B-1, one DNA window encodes the following:
- a CDS encoding NAD(P)/FAD-dependent oxidoreductase: MIETDILIIGAGPTGLFAVFEAGLLKLRCHIIDGLPQPGGQLTELYPKKPIFDIPGYPSVGAAELIDNLMEQIKQFEPGFTLNEVAENIEKLEDGTFIVTTNKGTQHHAKAVAIAGGLGSFEPRKPVIEGLNFYEDKGVEYFVKNPEQFRGKNIVISGGGDSALDWSIFLSEVAKSVTLVHRRNEFRGALDSVEKVQELKHQGKINLITPAEVTEIHGNEHVEAVTLSFGGDTASRTIKTDYFIPLFGLTPKLGPIANWGLEIEKNAIKVNNALDYQTNIEGVYAIGDINTYPGKLKLILCGFHEATLMCQSVYNRINPGKKYVLKYTTVSGIDGFDGTRKEAEKAVVKAID; encoded by the coding sequence ATGATCGAAACAGATATACTGATAATTGGTGCCGGACCCACAGGACTTTTTGCTGTGTTCGAAGCCGGATTATTAAAATTACGCTGTCATATTATAGACGGACTACCGCAACCAGGTGGTCAATTAACAGAATTATATCCTAAAAAACCAATTTTTGATATTCCCGGTTATCCATCGGTTGGTGCTGCTGAATTAATTGATAATTTAATGGAGCAAATTAAGCAGTTTGAGCCTGGTTTTACCTTAAACGAAGTTGCTGAAAATATTGAAAAACTAGAAGACGGCACTTTTATCGTTACCACCAACAAAGGCACACAACATCATGCAAAAGCAGTAGCAATTGCGGGCGGTTTGGGCAGTTTTGAACCACGCAAACCGGTTATTGAAGGATTGAATTTCTATGAAGATAAAGGTGTGGAGTATTTTGTGAAAAATCCGGAGCAATTTAGAGGTAAAAACATTGTGATAAGCGGCGGCGGCGATTCTGCTTTAGATTGGAGTATCTTTTTAAGCGAAGTAGCTAAAAGCGTGACATTGGTGCACAGACGAAACGAATTCCGCGGAGCTTTAGATTCTGTAGAAAAAGTGCAGGAATTAAAACATCAAGGCAAAATCAATTTGATAACGCCAGCCGAAGTAACCGAAATTCACGGAAACGAACATGTAGAGGCCGTAACTTTATCTTTTGGTGGTGATACCGCTTCTAGAACCATTAAAACCGATTATTTTATTCCATTGTTTGGTTTAACGCCAAAATTGGGTCCTATTGCAAACTGGGGATTAGAAATCGAAAAAAATGCCATTAAAGTAAACAACGCACTTGATTATCAAACCAATATAGAAGGTGTTTATGCCATTGGCGACATCAATACCTATCCGGGTAAATTAAAATTGATTTTATGCGGATTTCACGAAGCTACTTTAATGTGTCAAAGTGTTTATAACCGTATAAATCCAGGTAAAAAATATGTGTTGAAATACACCACTGTTTCAGGTATCGACGGTTTCGACGGAACACGTAAAGAAGCCGAAAAAGCGGTTGTAAAAGCGATTGATTAA
- a CDS encoding ATP-binding cassette domain-containing protein, producing the protein MIQVDKLRKTYGGTTVLNIEELEIPMGQSFGLVGNNGAGKTTFFSLLLDLIEPSQGFIKNNEVIVNKNENWKAFTTAFLDDSFLIGYLTCEEYFYFLGELRNQTKEQVDAFLVTYADFFNDEILGKNKYIRDLSKGNQKKVGIIGTLIGNPKVIILDEPFANLDPTTQIRLKKILRNIADTQQTTLLVSSHDLNHTFEISDRIVCFERGNIIKDIHTKEYSYEELTAFFDVVV; encoded by the coding sequence ATGATACAAGTAGATAAATTACGAAAAACCTACGGTGGCACTACCGTTTTAAATATAGAAGAATTAGAGATTCCCATGGGGCAAAGTTTTGGTTTGGTAGGAAACAATGGCGCGGGAAAAACCACTTTTTTTAGTTTACTGCTCGATTTAATTGAACCATCGCAAGGTTTTATTAAGAACAACGAAGTAATTGTGAACAAAAACGAAAATTGGAAAGCTTTTACCACTGCGTTTTTAGACGACAGTTTTTTAATTGGATACCTTACCTGCGAAGAATATTTTTATTTTTTAGGAGAATTGCGCAACCAAACCAAAGAGCAAGTCGATGCTTTCTTGGTTACATATGCCGATTTTTTTAACGATGAAATTTTGGGTAAAAACAAATACATCCGCGATCTTTCTAAAGGAAATCAAAAGAAAGTTGGAATCATTGGAACATTAATTGGCAATCCAAAAGTGATTATTTTAGATGAACCGTTCGCTAATTTGGATCCCACTACACAAATTCGTTTAAAAAAGATTTTACGAAATATTGCCGATACCCAACAGACAACCTTGTTGGTTTCAAGCCATGATTTGAATCATACTTTTGAAATTTCAGACAGAATTGTTTGTTTTGAACGCGGAAACATCATTAAAGATATTCACACCAAAGAGTATTCGTATGAAGAATTAACAGCGTTTTTTGATGTGGTTGTTTAA
- a CDS encoding TIGR00266 family protein, translating into MNAHEIDYEIFGEEMQFVEIELDPQETVVAEAGSFMMMDDGIKMETIFGDGSQQQGGLFGKVLNAGKRWITGEGLFMTTFTNTNYGKKKVSFASPYPGKIIALDLRTTNGKFICQKDAFLCAAKGVSVGIEFNRKIGTGLFGGEGFIMQKLEGDGLAFIHAGGTLHKKILQPGEVLKVDTGCIVGFTSSVAYDIQFVGGIKNSIFGGEGLFFATLQGPGTVYVQSLPFSRLADRIIAHAPSAGGKSQGEGSILGGLGRLLDGDN; encoded by the coding sequence ATGAATGCACACGAAATAGATTATGAGATTTTTGGGGAAGAAATGCAATTTGTAGAGATTGAGTTAGACCCACAAGAGACCGTTGTTGCTGAAGCAGGCAGTTTTATGATGATGGATGACGGTATTAAAATGGAAACCATTTTTGGTGATGGCAGTCAGCAACAAGGTGGTTTGTTTGGAAAAGTGTTAAACGCAGGTAAGCGTTGGATTACGGGTGAAGGTTTGTTTATGACAACTTTTACAAATACCAATTACGGCAAAAAAAAGGTTTCATTTGCATCGCCTTATCCCGGTAAAATCATTGCTTTGGATTTGCGCACCACCAACGGAAAGTTTATCTGTCAAAAAGATGCATTCTTGTGTGCTGCAAAGGGTGTTTCGGTAGGTATTGAATTCAACCGTAAAATTGGAACAGGACTTTTTGGTGGCGAAGGATTTATCATGCAGAAATTAGAGGGAGATGGTTTAGCTTTTATACACGCCGGCGGTACATTGCATAAAAAAATACTACAACCGGGCGAAGTTCTAAAAGTAGATACAGGTTGTATTGTTGGTTTTACCAGCAGTGTTGCCTACGATATACAATTTGTGGGCGGTATTAAAAACAGTATTTTTGGCGGAGAGGGATTGTTCTTTGCAACCCTTCAAGGACCAGGCACTGTATATGTGCAGTCGTTGCCTTTTAGCAGATTAGCCGATAGAATCATTGCCCATGCTCCAAGCGCTGGTGGTAAATCGCAGGGAGAAGGAAGCATTTTAGGTGGTTTAGGTAGATTGCTAGACGGCGATAATTAA
- a CDS encoding TonB-dependent receptor domain-containing protein gives MKNILLACTLLFAGLLHAQNIKIEGLVTFEGEPIPETFITVKTEKVYHATTNDSGYFMVEIPENVTQYTIIWEHSQFKAVTKSFQYSADAPLNLEFTEQQEEVLSGIVIDQTNKNIRRFADKTVVDVENLTVLNAGSVFDAVNKLPGVLVTANGQIAHNGKLATIFLDGEPTGMSGDQLTNFLKNLPANTVKSIEIIDRPGAKYSATFNGTIINVITKSAKIEGISGSITQENIVNSRIKNNTSAQIMFKKNKLSWNMNTGYTHHEGNTNSLNEFSYNSNGLAVKARENYWNNGWYQNYYLRNNWQYKITDLANLTLKYNYNHTYSKPKSYGTMFNAFGDTELAYKQQTANRSNNNIHELQFIYAQKLDTIGTNFTLTSNTEFQNNTNSNQLFVEGENVSTILADNNFVYSQTRADFETPFKAANGTLSLGAHYTHSVSGNNGSYIWEQARTYIPYDFKYTNKAAYASVSGKISSLMISAGVRLENLTYQSETAVDSLDLKQDFTNLFPTVSLKYNLMSGVYLSAGYSKRMNLPGAQSFNPNVTSQNSLLVANAGNPNLKPQISHNMNATLTVFDYIYFNYNLSKMPNQNVVFYEIADNGTLESKSNNIENGFSQSFNMGLPIPYAMFTKGIKNMINDRNGLNVDELSFTYLNAGYFKTTYDEVIPDRFQRGAFYIFTYSQFYLGNNTRVFVTYYNMFKGVMNLYELNKPAQNLNISVNKKFMDNKLTLNVGIDNVLNTDGFDVNVFGNGLQMRTQTLNERRMFKVGLTFNFGSFKDQNQQLFPQGTPPFKTN, from the coding sequence ATGAAAAACATTTTACTTGCTTGCACTTTGCTTTTTGCAGGTTTGCTGCACGCTCAAAACATAAAGATTGAAGGATTGGTTACTTTTGAAGGTGAACCTATTCCTGAAACTTTTATTACCGTTAAAACAGAAAAGGTTTACCATGCTACTACAAACGATAGCGGCTATTTTATGGTCGAAATTCCTGAAAATGTAACACAATACACCATTATTTGGGAACATTCGCAGTTTAAGGCAGTAACAAAATCATTCCAATACAGTGCAGATGCACCTCTAAATTTAGAATTCACAGAACAGCAAGAAGAAGTACTGAGCGGAATTGTTATTGATCAAACCAATAAAAACATTCGCAGGTTTGCCGATAAAACGGTGGTTGATGTAGAAAATTTGACCGTTTTAAACGCAGGCAGTGTGTTTGATGCAGTGAATAAATTACCCGGAGTGTTGGTTACAGCCAACGGACAAATTGCGCACAACGGAAAACTAGCAACCATTTTTTTAGATGGCGAACCAACAGGTATGAGCGGCGATCAGCTAACCAATTTTCTGAAAAACCTCCCAGCAAACACGGTGAAAAGCATCGAAATTATCGATCGCCCTGGTGCAAAATACAGCGCTACTTTCAACGGAACCATTATCAATGTCATTACCAAATCGGCGAAAATTGAAGGTATTAGTGGTAGTATCACGCAAGAGAATATCGTGAATAGTCGTATTAAAAATAATACTTCGGCACAAATCATGTTCAAAAAGAACAAACTCAGTTGGAATATGAATACGGGTTATACCCACCATGAGGGCAACACCAATTCTTTGAACGAGTTTAGTTATAACAGTAACGGACTTGCTGTAAAAGCCCGCGAAAATTACTGGAACAATGGCTGGTATCAAAACTATTATTTGCGAAACAATTGGCAGTACAAAATCACCGATTTAGCCAACCTAACGTTGAAATATAACTACAACCACACCTACAGCAAACCAAAATCATATGGCACTATGTTTAATGCTTTTGGCGATACTGAGCTTGCCTACAAGCAACAAACTGCCAACCGAAGCAATAACAACATCCACGAACTGCAGTTTATTTATGCGCAAAAACTGGATACTATTGGTACGAATTTCACATTGACCTCAAACACCGAATTTCAAAACAATACAAACAGCAATCAATTGTTTGTGGAAGGTGAAAATGTTTCTACTATTTTGGCTGATAATAACTTTGTGTACAGCCAAACCCGAGCCGATTTTGAAACGCCTTTTAAAGCCGCAAACGGTACTTTATCTTTAGGCGCGCACTACACACATTCGGTTTCTGGCAACAACGGTTCTTATATTTGGGAGCAGGCACGAACCTATATTCCGTATGATTTTAAATACACCAACAAGGCCGCTTATGCAAGTGTTTCCGGAAAAATTAGTTCATTAATGATTTCGGCAGGAGTGCGATTAGAAAACTTAACGTATCAATCAGAAACCGCGGTTGATTCCCTCGATTTAAAGCAAGATTTCACCAATTTGTTTCCAACGGTGAGCTTAAAATATAATTTAATGTCTGGTGTTTATTTAAGCGCGGGATACAGTAAACGCATGAATTTGCCGGGTGCACAATCGTTCAATCCAAACGTGACTTCGCAGAACAGTTTGTTGGTAGCAAATGCAGGAAATCCGAACCTGAAGCCACAAATAAGCCATAACATGAATGCTACCTTAACCGTCTTCGATTATATTTATTTCAATTACAACCTGTCTAAAATGCCGAATCAAAACGTGGTGTTTTACGAAATTGCCGATAATGGTACGTTAGAATCGAAATCGAATAATATAGAAAACGGTTTTTCGCAGAGTTTCAATATGGGATTGCCCATTCCTTACGCCATGTTTACCAAAGGCATTAAGAATATGATTAACGACCGAAACGGATTGAATGTGGATGAATTGTCGTTCACGTATTTGAATGCTGGCTATTTTAAAACCACGTATGATGAGGTAATTCCCGATCGATTTCAAAGAGGTGCGTTTTATATATTTACCTATTCGCAGTTTTATTTGGGCAACAACACACGGGTTTTTGTAACGTATTACAACATGTTTAAAGGTGTGATGAATTTATATGAACTGAACAAACCGGCACAAAACCTGAATATTTCGGTAAACAAGAAATTTATGGATAATAAATTAACCTTGAATGTGGGTATTGACAATGTATTGAATACCGATGGTTTTGATGTGAACGTATTTGGAAACGGTTTGCAAATGCGCACCCAAACCTTAAACGAACGCCGTATGTTTAAAGTGGGATTAACCTTTAACTTTGGATCTTTTAAAGATCAAAACCAACAACTATTCCCACAAGGAACACCACCTTTTAAAACGAATTAG
- a CDS encoding DUF5687 family protein, whose protein sequence is MTFKQLAGLEWKATIRKGAVTQRVLMALGKGYFGLCYLVIMTGMVAGLFKLAEEEGLDPFQGFFKYAIYLWLGDLVIRYFFQKMPTTLVKPLLIQNIRKKTIVSYCLTKSAVSFFNFVNLCMGVALFLMLAFDYEIGITNSILFALSFTVFFWANNFLVQLLNHINKFALPFLVLFAAVLALDYFKYVEVTAYTKYFFEAIYNYPFLLAVMVVYLLVLVVACYRFYFKNLSLDSAVVVKKETYTYYELNFLNRFGKLAPFLKTDIKLLTRNKRTRTVLLMSGVFLLYGLLFFTMDMYKGSSFFIILASIMITGGFMMLFGQYVPSWDSGYFPLMMTQNVPYRQYLESKWLIMVLGTLISTILASFYLFFGLQTYLIIVAVGCYNIGWNCYMSLITGAFVRTKIDLSSNKNAFGDSKAFNVQTLLLSIPTIAIPMVLYLLLTSLLSFNMAIIAFIIIGLIGVLLKKTMFNLIENLYKSQKYKTIQAYK, encoded by the coding sequence ATGACATTTAAACAACTTGCTGGCTTGGAATGGAAAGCCACGATTCGAAAAGGAGCGGTTACACAACGTGTTTTAATGGCATTGGGTAAAGGTTATTTCGGACTTTGCTATTTGGTAATTATGACAGGCATGGTTGCTGGATTGTTTAAACTAGCCGAAGAAGAAGGATTGGATCCGTTTCAGGGCTTTTTTAAATATGCCATTTACTTGTGGTTGGGCGATTTGGTAATTCGTTATTTCTTTCAAAAAATGCCAACCACTTTGGTAAAACCCTTGCTGATACAAAATATTCGCAAAAAAACGATTGTTAGTTATTGTTTAACCAAATCGGCTGTATCATTCTTTAACTTTGTGAACCTGTGTATGGGTGTTGCGTTGTTTTTAATGTTGGCGTTTGATTATGAAATAGGTATTACAAACAGCATTTTATTTGCTTTATCGTTCACGGTTTTCTTTTGGGCAAACAACTTTTTGGTGCAACTTTTAAACCATATAAACAAATTCGCATTGCCTTTTTTAGTGCTTTTTGCAGCTGTTTTAGCATTAGATTATTTTAAATATGTAGAAGTAACGGCATACACCAAATATTTCTTTGAAGCCATTTACAATTATCCATTTTTGTTAGCAGTGATGGTTGTTTATTTATTGGTTTTAGTCGTTGCATGTTATCGTTTTTACTTTAAAAATTTATCGTTAGATAGCGCCGTTGTTGTTAAAAAAGAAACTTACACTTATTACGAATTAAATTTTTTAAACCGATTTGGCAAGTTGGCTCCGTTCTTAAAAACCGATATAAAACTGCTCACCCGCAACAAACGCACCCGAACTGTATTGCTTATGAGTGGCGTGTTTTTATTATACGGATTATTGTTTTTCACCATGGACATGTATAAAGGCAGTAGCTTTTTCATCATATTGGCTTCCATCATGATTACGGGTGGTTTTATGATGCTTTTCGGGCAGTATGTACCAAGTTGGGACAGTGGTTATTTCCCGTTAATGATGACACAAAATGTTCCCTACCGTCAATATTTAGAATCGAAATGGTTAATTATGGTTTTGGGTACCTTAATCTCCACTATTTTGGCAAGTTTCTACTTATTTTTTGGGTTGCAAACCTATTTGATTATTGTTGCAGTGGGTTGCTATAACATTGGTTGGAACTGTTATATGTCGCTCATTACCGGCGCATTTGTTCGCACTAAAATCGATTTATCGAGTAATAAAAATGCGTTTGGCGATTCAAAAGCCTTTAATGTTCAAACTTTGCTTTTAAGTATTCCAACAATTGCAATTCCTATGGTGTTGTATTTGCTACTAACCAGTTTACTATCGTTTAATATGGCAATTATTGCTTTTATAATCATTGGTTTAATTGGTGTATTGTTGAAAAAAACAATGTTTAATTTGATAGAAAATCTTTATAAATCACAAAAATATAAAACCATACAAGCATATAAATAG
- a CDS encoding glycoside hydrolase family 43 C-terminal domain-containing protein — translation MRVIITFFLCTILFSCNGGYGIDNKIQTENVQYSKEDIVGKWKLDKFSYKYLSLEENDSIYIIFNKDGSFQSNKSIDLFNPSALSNNDNKIQNGNWKINMLENKSELILTYENKTTLSDLNVYKKGTEYKIWYFFGDPDTGERLRFLKENEK, via the coding sequence ATGAGGGTAATAATAACCTTTTTTCTTTGCACTATTTTATTTTCATGTAATGGAGGATATGGAATTGATAATAAAATTCAAACTGAAAATGTACAATATTCAAAAGAAGATATAGTAGGAAAATGGAAGCTTGACAAGTTTTCTTATAAATATTTATCACTAGAGGAAAATGATAGTATTTACATCATTTTTAATAAGGATGGTTCTTTCCAATCAAACAAATCAATAGATTTATTTAATCCTTCAGCTTTATCTAATAATGATAATAAGATCCAAAATGGAAATTGGAAAATTAATATGTTAGAAAACAAATCAGAACTTATTCTCACGTATGAAAATAAAACCACTCTTTCTGACTTGAATGTCTATAAAAAAGGCACTGAATATAAAATATGGTATTTTTTTGGTGACCCAGACACAGGAGAGCGTTTAAGATTTCTCAAGGAAAACGAAAAATAA
- a CDS encoding Mrp/NBP35 family ATP-binding protein, which produces MKLDRKEILAALETISVAGEGKNMVQSGAVQNVMTFGDEVVVDVTLHTPALHIKKRAEVDIMKVIHEKIYDKAKIKVNIKVETPEKPEIKGKSIPGISNIIAVSSGKGGVGKSTITANLAVTLANMGFKVGVLDADIYGPSMPIMFDVEKSKPISVDVNGKSKMKPILSYGVELLSIGFFTSPDQAVIWRGPMASKALNQMIFDADWGELDFLLLDLPPGTGDIHLSLMQSLPITGAVVVSTPQAVALADARKGVSMFMAESINVPVLGIVENMAYFTPEELPENKYYIFGQEGAKNLASDLEVPFLGEVPIVQSIREAGDYGRPAALQNQSIVADAFVEIARNVVSQTVLRNESLPPTEAIKITTKAGCSAVKN; this is translated from the coding sequence ATGAAGTTAGACAGAAAAGAAATATTAGCTGCTTTAGAAACGATTTCTGTTGCAGGCGAAGGTAAAAATATGGTACAAAGCGGTGCGGTACAAAACGTAATGACTTTTGGCGACGAAGTGGTGGTTGATGTAACATTGCACACGCCGGCTTTACATATTAAGAAACGTGCCGAAGTGGATATTATGAAAGTTATTCACGAAAAAATCTACGATAAGGCCAAAATTAAAGTAAATATTAAGGTTGAAACTCCGGAAAAACCTGAAATCAAGGGAAAATCAATTCCGGGAATCAGCAATATCATTGCGGTGTCATCGGGTAAAGGTGGCGTAGGAAAATCAACCATTACAGCTAATTTAGCAGTTACTTTGGCTAATATGGGTTTTAAAGTTGGTGTTTTGGATGCCGATATTTATGGTCCATCCATGCCGATAATGTTCGATGTGGAGAAATCGAAACCTATTTCGGTTGATGTGAACGGAAAATCGAAAATGAAACCTATTTTAAGTTATGGTGTGGAGTTGTTATCAATCGGCTTTTTCACAAGTCCTGACCAAGCAGTAATTTGGCGCGGACCCATGGCTTCTAAAGCATTAAATCAAATGATTTTTGATGCAGATTGGGGCGAATTAGATTTTCTTTTATTAGATTTACCACCAGGAACGGGCGATATTCACTTGTCATTAATGCAATCGTTGCCCATTACCGGTGCAGTTGTAGTAAGCACACCGCAAGCTGTTGCGTTGGCAGATGCACGAAAAGGAGTATCTATGTTTATGGCAGAAAGCATCAATGTTCCCGTTTTAGGTATTGTTGAAAACATGGCCTATTTTACACCGGAAGAATTACCGGAAAACAAATATTACATTTTTGGGCAAGAAGGTGCAAAAAACTTAGCTTCTGATTTAGAAGTTCCGTTTTTGGGCGAAGTGCCTATTGTGCAAAGCATACGCGAAGCAGGTGACTACGGTCGTCCGGCGGCATTGCAGAACCAATCAATCGTTGCTGATGCTTTTGTAGAAATTGCACGCAATGTGGTATCGCAAACCGTTTTAAGAAATGAGTCGCTTCCACCAACCGAAGCAATTAAAATTACAACAAAGGCAGGTTGTTCTGCTGTAAAAAATTAA
- a CDS encoding queuosine precursor transporter — translation MKLTKKQIVFILLGGVFITNAIVAELIGGKLINVGPFILSVGILPWPIVFVVTDLINEYFGKEGVKKLTYLTTGLISYTFCMVFLAIQIPTSNVSAVSFSAFQEVFGQGLWIIIASIIAFVCSQLIDAALFVFFKKRTGSKMIWLRSTGSTVISQLFDSFIVTGIAFWLTGKLSFQDYVNMAATGYSFKLLLAVGLTPLIYLGHYLIKNFLERESSVSSS, via the coding sequence ATGAAACTCACTAAAAAACAAATCGTATTTATATTGTTAGGAGGTGTTTTTATAACAAATGCCATTGTTGCCGAATTAATTGGTGGCAAACTAATAAACGTTGGTCCTTTTATTCTGAGTGTAGGTATTTTGCCTTGGCCTATCGTGTTCGTGGTTACCGATTTAATCAACGAATATTTTGGAAAAGAAGGCGTAAAAAAACTTACATATTTAACAACTGGCTTAATTTCCTATACGTTTTGTATGGTTTTTTTGGCGATACAAATTCCGACCTCTAATGTTTCTGCAGTCAGTTTCAGTGCTTTTCAAGAAGTGTTTGGGCAGGGTTTGTGGATTATTATTGCCAGTATTATTGCTTTTGTGTGTTCGCAACTGATAGATGCAGCTTTGTTTGTGTTTTTTAAAAAGCGAACAGGTAGCAAAATGATTTGGCTTCGCAGCACCGGGTCAACCGTGATTTCGCAGTTGTTTGATAGTTTTATTGTAACCGGAATTGCCTTTTGGCTCACCGGCAAGCTTAGTTTTCAAGATTATGTGAATATGGCAGCAACGGGGTACTCCTTTAAGCTTCTATTAGCTGTTGGCTTAACGCCATTGATCTACTTGGGGCATTACCTCATTAAGAACTTTTTAGAAAGAGAATCAAGTGTTTCATCTTCGTAA
- the tpx gene encoding thiol peroxidase → MAQITFKGNQIHTAGNLPEVGATAPDFKLTSTDLSEKSLSDYKGKNVVLNIFPSVDTGVCAQSVRTFNKEVSAVDNTVVLCISKDLPFALNRFCAAEGLQNVETLSDFKTNDFTNAYGVQMTDGPLNGLMSRAVVVINPEGKVVYNEQVPEITQEPDYNNAINALK, encoded by the coding sequence ATGGCACAGATTACATTTAAAGGCAACCAAATTCATACCGCAGGAAATTTACCTGAAGTAGGGGCAACGGCACCCGATTTTAAATTAACAAGTACAGATTTATCTGAAAAATCATTGAGTGATTACAAAGGAAAAAATGTGGTTTTAAATATTTTTCCAAGTGTTGATACAGGTGTTTGTGCACAATCGGTTCGCACATTCAATAAAGAAGTTTCGGCTGTTGACAATACAGTTGTTTTATGTATTTCTAAAGATTTACCGTTTGCATTGAACCGTTTTTGCGCAGCTGAAGGATTGCAGAATGTGGAAACATTATCGGATTTTAAAACCAACGATTTCACGAATGCTTACGGCGTACAAATGACCGATGGTCCTTTAAACGGATTAATGAGCAGAGCTGTTGTGGTGATTAACCCAGAAGGAAAAGTGGTTTATAACGAACAAGTTCCTGAAATTACCCAAGAACCTGATTATAACAATGCAATTAATGCGTTGAAGTAA
- a CDS encoding DNA-3-methyladenine glycosylase I produces the protein MEKTRCNWVSNDELYIKYHDEEWGKPVYDDNVLFEFLVLESFQAGLSWITILKKRENFRTAFDQFNYKKIAKYNPEKVEELLQNEGIIRHRGKIEATINNARVFQEIQQEFGSFSDYLWKYVNGKPIDNKLKSIKDAVAKTEISDAIAKDLKKRGFKFMGSTTVYAFMQAVGMVNDHITECFCYKNH, from the coding sequence ATGGAAAAAACACGTTGCAATTGGGTTTCTAACGATGAATTGTATATTAAATATCATGATGAAGAATGGGGAAAACCTGTTTATGATGACAACGTTTTGTTTGAATTTTTGGTACTAGAATCTTTTCAGGCGGGGTTAAGTTGGATTACGATTTTAAAAAAGCGTGAAAATTTCCGTACAGCTTTTGATCAATTCAATTATAAAAAAATAGCAAAATACAATCCGGAAAAAGTGGAAGAATTGTTGCAAAACGAAGGAATTATTCGTCATCGTGGTAAAATTGAAGCTACCATAAACAACGCACGCGTTTTTCAGGAAATTCAACAAGAATTTGGTTCGTTCTCTGACTATTTATGGAAATACGTTAACGGTAAACCGATTGATAATAAACTGAAAAGCATAAAAGACGCTGTTGCAAAAACCGAAATATCAGATGCCATTGCAAAAGATTTAAAAAAGCGTGGTTTTAAATTTATGGGATCTACCACCGTTTATGCTTTTATGCAAGCGGTGGGAATGGTAAATGATCATATTACAGAGTGTTTTTGCTATAAAAACCACTAA
- a CDS encoding NifU family protein, translating to MASETIKQNVEKALEEIRPFLKSDGGDISLISIEDDKYVKVRLEGACTSCKINQMTLKAGVETTIKKYAPEIETVENIPAVV from the coding sequence ATGGCTTCAGAAACTATAAAACAGAATGTAGAAAAAGCGTTAGAAGAAATCCGTCCGTTTTTAAAATCAGATGGTGGCGATATCAGCTTGATTTCTATCGAAGACGATAAATATGTAAAGGTGCGCTTAGAAGGTGCTTGCACTTCTTGCAAAATCAATCAAATGACTTTGAAAGCGGGCGTGGAAACGACCATTAAAAAATATGCACCCGAAATTGAAACGGTAGAAAATATTCCCGCCGTTGTTTAA